One Glutamicibacter halophytocola DNA segment encodes these proteins:
- a CDS encoding LacI family DNA-binding transcriptional regulator produces MTPETEHPVNATAGWLPAPAENQVATRVTINDVARVAEVSVSTVSKVVNGRYGVAPATIARVHQVINELGYETSLVASSMRNSRTNIIGILVAEFEPFALELLNGISATLRGTKYDLMAYAGNLTPEGHIGWERRSLSRLGGTLIDGAIIVTPTVEIPHSPVPVVAIDPQAGTDMPIIVDVDNSGGAQKATEHLLGLGHQRIGHIRGREDLKSAHLREAGYRQALENAGIPHDEQLIEQGDYQHDAAVEAARRLLDLPQPPSAIFAANDISALAALGVAAERGLAVPEDLSIIGFDDIPAAAQSTPALSTVRQPLHEMGSHAVRLLLSLLDGEEATAPQQLPAVLVPRDTTAPPRAN; encoded by the coding sequence ATGACCCCTGAGACCGAACACCCCGTGAATGCCACCGCCGGATGGCTGCCAGCGCCTGCTGAAAACCAGGTGGCAACCAGGGTCACCATCAACGATGTGGCTCGCGTCGCCGAGGTTTCGGTATCCACCGTTTCAAAGGTGGTCAACGGCCGCTATGGTGTCGCGCCGGCAACCATTGCCCGCGTGCACCAGGTCATCAACGAGCTCGGATACGAAACCTCGCTGGTTGCCTCCTCCATGCGCAATTCACGCACCAATATCATCGGCATCCTGGTGGCCGAATTCGAGCCCTTCGCCTTGGAGCTGCTGAATGGAATTTCCGCCACCCTGCGCGGCACCAAATACGATCTGATGGCGTACGCAGGCAACCTCACGCCGGAAGGGCATATCGGCTGGGAACGCCGCTCGCTCTCGCGCTTGGGCGGCACGCTCATCGACGGCGCCATCATTGTGACTCCCACCGTTGAAATCCCCCATAGCCCGGTCCCAGTGGTGGCGATCGACCCTCAGGCCGGCACCGACATGCCCATCATTGTGGACGTGGATAATTCCGGGGGAGCGCAAAAAGCCACGGAGCACCTGCTGGGACTTGGGCACCAGCGCATCGGGCACATCCGCGGCCGCGAGGATCTGAAATCAGCGCACCTGCGCGAGGCCGGATACCGGCAAGCGCTGGAGAACGCCGGCATCCCCCATGATGAACAGCTCATCGAGCAGGGCGATTACCAGCATGACGCAGCGGTAGAAGCGGCCCGGCGCCTGCTTGATCTTCCCCAGCCGCCCAGCGCAATTTTCGCAGCCAACGACATCTCCGCCCTGGCAGCCCTGGGCGTTGCGGCCGAACGCGGGCTGGCCGTGCCCGAGGACCTTTCCATCATCGGATTTGATGATATTCCCGCTGCGGCACAGAGCACTCCGGCGCTGAGCACGGTGCGCCAACCACTGCATGAGATGGGCAGCCACGCGGTGCGCCTGCTGCTGTCGCTACTTGACGGCGAAGAAGCCACCGCGCCACAGCAATTGCCAGCGGTACTGGTTCCCCGCGATACAACTGCGCCACCACGCGCCAATTAA
- a CDS encoding MarR family winged helix-turn-helix transcriptional regulator has product MNAQRPLGYWLKLVDSLIDEQFAATLEEHGVTRRQWQVLNLLEQQPATEAQLNAGLSPFFASEDEPQSLNEHLAELVESGWVTVHEGEYSITDRGHISLLKLSELVEKIRTQFGQDLDGSEYDAVVQTLEKIARSLGWDPEQAQQ; this is encoded by the coding sequence ATGAACGCACAACGCCCCTTGGGATACTGGCTAAAATTGGTGGATTCGCTGATTGACGAGCAGTTTGCAGCGACCTTGGAAGAACACGGTGTGACACGCCGGCAGTGGCAGGTGCTCAACTTGCTCGAGCAGCAACCGGCCACCGAGGCGCAGCTGAATGCCGGGCTCTCGCCCTTCTTCGCTTCCGAGGATGAGCCGCAATCATTGAACGAGCACCTGGCCGAACTGGTGGAATCGGGCTGGGTCACCGTCCACGAGGGCGAGTATTCGATCACCGACCGCGGCCACATCTCCCTGCTGAAGCTCAGCGAGCTGGTGGAAAAGATCCGCACGCAGTTCGGGCAGGATCTGGACGGCTCGGAATATGACGCGGTGGTGCAGACCCTGGAAAAGATTGCACGCAGCCTCGGCTGGGATCCGGAGCAAGCCCAGCAGTAG
- a CDS encoding ABC transporter substrate-binding protein, producing MLSTSRTARILALAATGSLLFAGCASGSSTSGDSADGSTTVTWWHNSNNGEGKAYYEKVAKDFEAEHPGVDVEVQAMQHEDMLTKLDAAFQSGDAPDVYMERGGGELAAHVAAGLTKDLSDLASEEIGFLGDTAGGWQIDGKTYALPYSLGAAGFWYNKALFKKAGVEKAPETWQELLDASKKLKGAGITPLSVGAGDKWPAAHYWYYAAVRECSEQTMADSVANMDFSDQCFVKAGEDVDELIKAEPFNAGFLSTPAQSGPTSASGLLATGKVAMELAGHWEPGVMQGLTEDGKGLGADTGWFSFPAIEGGQGNPEAQLGGGDAWAVAQDAPDEAVEFAKYMLSEKVQRGFAELDMGLPTNPKATDAVADPALASMLEVRDKAPYFQLYFDTAFGASVGGAMNDEIALLFAGKSDAQKIVDASQDAADLEK from the coding sequence ATGCTATCCACGTCCCGCACCGCAAGAATTCTGGCGCTGGCAGCCACTGGCTCGCTGCTTTTCGCCGGATGCGCTTCCGGATCATCAACGTCCGGGGATTCAGCCGACGGAAGCACCACCGTTACCTGGTGGCACAATTCCAACAACGGCGAAGGCAAGGCCTACTACGAAAAGGTCGCCAAGGATTTTGAAGCAGAGCACCCAGGCGTGGACGTCGAAGTCCAAGCCATGCAGCACGAAGACATGCTCACCAAACTCGATGCGGCATTCCAAAGCGGCGACGCGCCGGACGTCTACATGGAACGTGGTGGTGGAGAGCTCGCAGCCCATGTGGCCGCCGGACTGACAAAGGACCTCAGCGACCTGGCCAGCGAAGAAATCGGCTTCCTGGGCGATACGGCTGGCGGCTGGCAAATTGATGGCAAAACCTACGCCCTGCCCTACTCGCTGGGCGCAGCAGGCTTCTGGTACAACAAGGCCCTGTTCAAAAAAGCCGGCGTTGAAAAAGCCCCGGAAACCTGGCAAGAACTCCTCGACGCCAGCAAGAAGCTCAAGGGCGCAGGCATCACCCCGCTCTCGGTGGGCGCGGGCGACAAATGGCCTGCGGCTCACTATTGGTATTACGCCGCAGTCCGCGAATGCTCCGAGCAAACCATGGCCGATTCCGTGGCCAACATGGACTTCAGCGACCAGTGCTTCGTGAAGGCCGGCGAAGACGTGGATGAACTGATCAAGGCCGAGCCTTTCAACGCTGGTTTCCTGTCCACCCCGGCGCAATCCGGGCCAACTTCGGCCTCGGGCCTGCTCGCCACCGGCAAGGTCGCCATGGAGCTCGCCGGCCACTGGGAGCCAGGCGTGATGCAGGGACTGACCGAAGACGGCAAGGGCCTTGGGGCTGACACCGGCTGGTTCTCCTTCCCCGCCATCGAAGGCGGCCAGGGCAATCCGGAAGCGCAGCTCGGCGGCGGCGACGCCTGGGCAGTGGCCCAAGATGCACCGGATGAAGCCGTGGAATTTGCCAAGTACATGCTCTCCGAAAAGGTCCAGCGTGGTTTTGCAGAACTTGATATGGGCCTGCCGACCAATCCCAAGGCAACGGATGCCGTTGCAGATCCAGCTCTGGCTTCCATGCTGGAAGTGCGCGATAAGGCTCCCTATTTCCAGCTGTACTTTGACACCGCCTTCGGCGCATCCGTGGGAGGCGCCATGAATGATGAAATCGCCTTGCTCTTCGCTGGCAAGTCAGACGCGCAGAAAATCGTTGACGCCAGCCAAGATGCCGCCGACTTGGAGAAGTGA
- a CDS encoding winged helix-turn-helix domain-containing protein has product MSAHARDRLNGDFSNPLRLSVMGLLQAVDEADFKSLKEALGVSDSVLSRHLSALEAGGYVQIKKGYVGKRPRTWAKLTSTGRKAFAQHVQALKEITGLA; this is encoded by the coding sequence ATGAGCGCCCATGCCCGGGATCGGCTGAATGGAGATTTCTCGAATCCCCTGCGGCTATCGGTCATGGGATTGCTGCAGGCCGTGGACGAGGCTGATTTCAAGTCCCTGAAAGAAGCCCTGGGCGTCTCCGATTCGGTGCTTTCGCGGCATTTGAGCGCGCTTGAAGCTGGCGGCTACGTGCAGATCAAAAAAGGGTATGTCGGCAAAAGGCCCCGCACCTGGGCGAAGCTCACTTCGACCGGGCGCAAGGCCTTTGCACAACATGTTCAAGCGCTGAAAGAGATTACCGGTTTGGCGTAA
- the nadE gene encoding ammonia-dependent NAD(+) synthetase: MRELQAEIIEELGVRPEIDAAQEIRRRVDFLKDYLAATGAKGFVLGISGGIDSTLAGRLAQLAVQEVREASGEARFISVRLPHGVQQDADDAAAAMDFIAADEQFEVNIAKPVAALDEAIADAGHPRISDFNRGNAKARTRMIVQYAIAGDRGMLVLGTDHAAESVTGFFTKFGDGGADLLPLAGLNKRQNQALLRELQAPELLWSKKPTADLLDGQPQRADEEELGLTYDQIDDYLEGREVAESAAEAIEKRFVASRHKRAVPATYWDQWWRS; this comes from the coding sequence ATGCGTGAATTGCAAGCAGAGATCATTGAAGAGCTGGGCGTGCGCCCGGAAATCGACGCCGCGCAGGAGATCAGGCGTCGCGTGGATTTCCTCAAGGACTACCTCGCCGCGACCGGCGCCAAGGGCTTTGTGCTGGGGATTTCTGGCGGAATTGATTCCACCTTGGCCGGACGCCTGGCCCAGCTGGCTGTTCAGGAAGTGCGCGAAGCCTCAGGCGAGGCTCGCTTCATTTCGGTACGCCTCCCGCACGGGGTGCAGCAGGATGCCGACGACGCCGCAGCGGCCATGGACTTCATTGCCGCCGATGAGCAGTTCGAGGTTAATATCGCCAAGCCGGTGGCTGCCCTGGATGAAGCGATCGCCGATGCCGGCCACCCGAGGATCAGCGACTTCAACCGCGGCAACGCGAAGGCCCGCACCCGCATGATCGTGCAGTATGCGATCGCAGGCGATCGCGGCATGCTGGTTTTGGGCACCGACCACGCCGCCGAATCGGTGACCGGCTTCTTCACCAAGTTTGGCGATGGAGGTGCCGACCTGCTGCCGCTGGCCGGCCTGAACAAGCGGCAGAACCAGGCCTTGCTGCGTGAATTGCAGGCTCCGGAATTGCTCTGGTCCAAGAAGCCCACCGCTGACCTGCTTGATGGCCAGCCACAGCGCGCAGATGAGGAAGAGCTCGGCCTGACCTACGATCAGATCGATGACTACCTCGAGGGCCGCGAAGTTGCCGAATCGGCCGCCGAGGCCATCGAGAAGCGCTTTGTGGCCTCGCGCCATAAGCGTGCGGTGCCGGCCACCTACTGGGATCAGTGGTGGCGTTCCTAG
- a CDS encoding carbohydrate ABC transporter permease, with product MAQEATCVSSSVAERTAPQSGISERQAGARRADKAERRGRRPSDRRKTLEILFFVSPALVLIAVFMLLPIIQAVRFSVYNWKGFGPLVDFVGLKNYARVLQNEVFTDAMIHNLIIIGGSIALQLPIGLGLALLLNRKMKIQSLLRTIIFVPYVLSEVIAGVIWFQLLQPQYGVIDTIMSKLGVQGPAQGWLGTPELALWTVLAVLTWKYLGLAVILFLAGLQGVPSELYEAAEIDGASWWQIQRKITIPLLGPTLRTWGFLSMIGSLQLFDMVWILTGGGPANATTTMASFLVSEGTKRQNFGVAAAASVVLFIVALVLAVSYQQFVLKRDSQPDGGRINPKKVKA from the coding sequence GTGGCTCAAGAAGCAACTTGTGTATCAAGCTCCGTGGCCGAGCGCACCGCGCCACAGTCGGGCATCAGCGAACGGCAGGCCGGCGCGCGCAGGGCGGATAAGGCCGAGCGGCGCGGGCGCAGGCCCTCGGACCGGCGCAAAACGCTGGAGATCCTGTTCTTTGTCAGCCCGGCGCTTGTGCTGATCGCCGTGTTCATGCTGCTGCCCATCATCCAAGCTGTGCGCTTCTCGGTGTACAACTGGAAGGGCTTCGGCCCGCTGGTGGACTTTGTCGGGCTGAAAAACTACGCACGGGTGCTGCAAAACGAGGTCTTCACCGATGCGATGATCCACAACTTGATCATCATCGGCGGATCCATTGCTCTGCAGCTGCCCATCGGCCTGGGCCTCGCCCTGCTGCTGAATCGGAAGATGAAGATCCAGTCGCTGCTGCGCACGATCATCTTTGTTCCCTACGTGCTCTCCGAAGTGATCGCCGGTGTCATCTGGTTCCAGCTGCTGCAGCCCCAGTACGGGGTAATAGACACCATCATGTCCAAGCTCGGCGTCCAAGGCCCGGCCCAGGGCTGGCTGGGTACACCCGAACTGGCGCTGTGGACCGTGCTGGCGGTGCTGACCTGGAAGTACCTTGGCCTGGCCGTCATCCTGTTCTTGGCCGGGCTGCAGGGCGTGCCCTCCGAGCTCTACGAAGCCGCGGAGATCGACGGGGCATCCTGGTGGCAAATCCAGCGCAAGATCACCATTCCGCTGCTCGGCCCCACCCTGCGCACCTGGGGGTTCCTCTCGATGATCGGCTCGCTGCAGCTGTTCGACATGGTGTGGATCCTCACCGGCGGCGGGCCGGCCAACGCCACCACCACCATGGCCAGCTTCCTAGTATCCGAAGGCACCAAAAGACAGAATTTCGGTGTGGCCGCAGCCGCCTCGGTGGTGCTGTTCATCGTTGCCCTGGTCCTCGCCGTGTCCTACCAGCAGTTTGTCCTCAAGCGGGACTCCCAGCCAGATGGCGGACGAATCAACCCGAAGAAGGTCAAAGCATGA
- the pyrE gene encoding orotate phosphoribosyltransferase, with the protein MSKTSARERLKELIQELAIVRGKVILSSGKEADYYIDLRRVTLHQEASGLVGEVMLDLLDEAKLEFTNVGGLTMGADPVGTAIMHTARANDRAVDAFVVRKAQKSYGMGRQVEGPSVEGRDVIVLEDTSTTGGSALTAVEGVRKAGGNVIAVAVIVDRDTGAKERIEAEAGVPYLFAYGKDELGL; encoded by the coding sequence ATGAGCAAAACCAGCGCCCGAGAGCGGCTAAAAGAACTGATCCAAGAACTTGCCATTGTGCGCGGCAAGGTCATCTTGTCTTCCGGCAAGGAAGCTGACTACTACATCGATTTGCGCCGAGTCACCCTGCATCAGGAGGCCTCGGGCCTGGTGGGCGAAGTCATGCTTGATCTGCTGGATGAAGCGAAGCTCGAGTTCACCAACGTTGGCGGCTTGACCATGGGCGCAGACCCGGTGGGCACCGCAATCATGCACACCGCGCGCGCCAATGATCGCGCCGTGGATGCCTTCGTGGTTCGCAAGGCGCAGAAGTCCTACGGCATGGGCCGCCAGGTCGAGGGCCCAAGCGTCGAGGGACGCGATGTCATCGTGCTGGAAGATACTTCCACCACCGGTGGCTCGGCGCTGACCGCCGTTGAAGGCGTGCGCAAGGCCGGAGGCAATGTGATCGCTGTGGCTGTGATCGTTGACCGCGATACCGGCGCCAAGGAACGCATCGAAGCAGAAGCTGGCGTTCCGTACCTGTTCGCCTACGGCAAGGACGAGCTGGGCCTGTAG